One Pseudodesulfovibrio sp. S3 genomic window, AGGGCGAGACCTGCGTTGTTGACCAGGACGTCGATGCCCTTGAATTCGGCTGGCAGGGAATCCACGGCCTGTTGGCAGGCCTGGCGGTCGCGGACGTCGAAGCAGAGGGTGTGCACTTTGGCGGGTGCGAGTCCGGTCTTGAGTTCTTCAAGACGTTCAGCCCTTCTGCCAGTGAGGATGAGATTCCAACCCTCGTTTGCGTATCGCTGGGCCATGGCCTTGCCGAATCCGGCGGTTGCGCCGGTGATGAGTACTGTCTTGGGCATTTCTATAATCCTTGTTTCTGGTTTTCCTTCAGGGCTGTGGTTTGACGTATTTGATGCAAACTGTGCGGTCAACGGCCGCTTCTCCTGCACGAAGTCACAAAATACATAATAAAACCCATTTTTGGCCACTGTTGGCAGGTCAAACCACGAATAATATTCTTATGTTTGTCAGGAATGCCAAACGTTGCTCATCTTTTCAATAAATTAATCGTTTATTAGACTTTTTTTCCCAAATGGGGTAGAAAGTAGCGTCCAATCATAGAGTGTTCGTCATTCCAATTGATTGCGGTGGCGGGCATGGGGTTCTTCCTGATGTCTTGGCGGACGATTTCTACCATTTGATTAGGTAATTATGGCAAATCTTATTCTTGACGACATCTGTGTCCGTTTCGGTGGCCTGCAGGCTCTTACCGATGTGGCTTTTTCAATATCCGAAGGCGAAGTTGTGGGATTGATCGGTCCGAACGGAGCGGGCAAGACCACGGTTTTCAACGTGATCACCGGGGTCTACACGGCCTCGAGCGGGTCGGTGTCCTATGACGGCACCACCATAACCGGACTGCGGCCCTATCAGGTTCTATCCATGGGCATTGCCCGGACCTTTCAGAATATCCGGCTGTTCCAGAACATGACGGCGCTCGAAAACTGCATGGTGGCCCAGCATAGCCGCTCAAAGGCCGGTGTTCTCGGCGCCATCCTGCGCAGTCCCGGCCAACAGCGTGAAGAGGCGCGGATCATCGAAAAATCGCAAAAGGCATTGGATTTCATGGGGCTGGGCACAAGGGCTGACGAAGTGGCCTCCAACCTGCCTTACGGTCACCAGCGCAGGCTTGAAATCGCCCGCGCCCTGGCCTCCGAACCGCATACCATCCTCTTGGACGAACCTGCTGCCGGACTGAATCCGGCCGAATCCAAGGAATTGATGGAATCCATCGGCCGCATCACCGAACTGGGTATCAATGTGCTTATGGTGGAACACGACATGAAAGTCGTCATGGGCATTTGCAACCGTATTGTTGTTCTCGACCACGGAGTAATGATCGCAGAGGGACTGCCTGAAGAGATTCAGAAGAATCCCGACGTGATTGAGGCATATTTGGGCCAGTAGAGAGGCTGGCGGAACCGCAACGAATGGAGAGAGTTTTTATGAAACGTTTGCTCGTACTTGTAGTGGCTCTGGCTGCGCTGGGCCTGCTCCTTGCCGGCTGTGGCGGCGAAGAGAAAGCAGAGGGAAAAGTTCTGAAAATCGGTACCATGTCCCCACTGACCGGTCCCTATGCTGCTGACGGCAATGACATTCGTCAGGGCGCTGAAATCGCTGTCGAGGTCTTTACCGAGGCCGGCGGCATTGAGGGTTTTACCAAGATCGAAGTCTTTCCCCAGGATACCGCCTGCGATCCGAAACAGGCCGTGGCCGCTGCCAACAAGCTGATCAATGAGAAAGTCACCGGCGTTGTCGGCGCTTATTGCTCCAGCTCTACCATTCCC contains:
- a CDS encoding ABC transporter ATP-binding protein, whose protein sequence is MANLILDDICVRFGGLQALTDVAFSISEGEVVGLIGPNGAGKTTVFNVITGVYTASSGSVSYDGTTITGLRPYQVLSMGIARTFQNIRLFQNMTALENCMVAQHSRSKAGVLGAILRSPGQQREEARIIEKSQKALDFMGLGTRADEVASNLPYGHQRRLEIARALASEPHTILLDEPAAGLNPAESKELMESIGRITELGINVLMVEHDMKVVMGICNRIVVLDHGVMIAEGLPEEIQKNPDVIEAYLGQ